The following are from one region of the Lentimicrobium sp. L6 genome:
- a CDS encoding DPP IV N-terminal domain-containing protein: MNLQFYKSIVLTMLLSTFIFQSFAQKTPIDKADYRMAERFSPTKIKNMVFSLDVRPKWLESGDKFWYTYKTTEGTFYYLVDLEKKSKKPLFDNHHMATQLTLITKDPYDLQHLPDIKPDFEKGDKTFRFDVTSTQFEEKKKEDVTDSTSVKKEEEKVIEIEEEDKRDDEKEKDGEIDKKKKAKKDKPKKKVFHLEYNIETGELKEIEDWKKEIKDPDWANISPNDSIIIFARDYNLYWMDYANYLKAKEEEDKQKDDEDHKDSTIVEYQITNDGVKNYGYGGGYTAQNNDTEKEIKEEMKKRRSAWVTWSQDSKKFSLIRSDDRHLNELWVIDVLKNPRPKLETYKYQMPGEKDTTEVELLVFDAETKEHIKIQTNKFKNQWVNVSSKSFTNKEKLADHLASQWISESSDKLYFTRSSRDLKKFEFCVADLNSGEVSVILEESMNTYLDTRTPILFNNEKQFIHWSERTGWGHFYLYDIDGTLVRQLTSGPWKTDEYSAKVDEKTNTLFFTAQGKEANENPYYTHQYSVSLKGGDIKLLNTGNYYHSSKLSDSYHYFINNYSRVNTTPKSEIRDRSGNLVMELETADLSSLFAAGYKFPEPFKAKAADGITDIYGVMYKPFKMDSTKTYPILEYVYPGPQTEAMSFKFSPRMDRNDRMAQLGFVVISLGNRGGSPNRSQWYHTYGYGDLRDYGLADKKYVVEQLADRFDFIDIDKVGISGHSGGGFMSTAALLQYPDFYKVAVSSAGNHENNIYNRWWSERHHGVEEKVSDDGDTTFVYQIEKNSDLAKNLKGHLMLVTGDIDNNVHPGNTLRMANALIKANKRFDLFIMTGQRHGFGGHGDYFFWRKADYFCRHLIGDYSISTDIFEMNREHKATPSKKRSK, encoded by the coding sequence ATGAACTTACAATTCTACAAAAGTATTGTATTGACAATGCTATTGAGTACATTTATTTTTCAAAGTTTTGCTCAAAAGACACCCATCGACAAAGCAGATTACAGAATGGCTGAGCGCTTTAGTCCCACAAAAATCAAAAACATGGTTTTTAGTCTCGATGTCAGACCCAAATGGTTAGAATCAGGAGATAAGTTTTGGTATACCTACAAAACCACTGAAGGTACTTTCTATTATTTAGTTGATTTGGAAAAGAAAAGCAAAAAACCACTTTTCGATAATCACCACATGGCTACTCAGTTAACATTAATTACTAAGGATCCTTATGATTTACAACATCTTCCAGATATTAAACCTGACTTCGAAAAAGGAGATAAAACCTTTCGTTTTGATGTAACTAGCACCCAGTTTGAAGAAAAAAAGAAAGAGGATGTTACTGATTCTACATCAGTCAAAAAAGAAGAAGAAAAAGTGATAGAAATAGAAGAGGAAGATAAAAGAGACGACGAAAAGGAAAAAGACGGAGAGATTGATAAGAAAAAGAAAGCTAAAAAAGACAAACCCAAGAAAAAAGTCTTTCACCTAGAATATAACATCGAAACTGGTGAGCTTAAAGAAATAGAAGACTGGAAAAAAGAAATAAAAGATCCAGACTGGGCTAATATTTCACCAAACGATAGCATTATCATTTTTGCTAGAGATTATAATTTGTATTGGATGGATTATGCCAACTACTTGAAAGCAAAAGAAGAGGAAGACAAACAAAAAGATGATGAGGATCATAAAGACTCTACTATTGTTGAGTACCAAATCACAAATGATGGAGTGAAGAACTATGGCTATGGTGGTGGATACACTGCTCAGAATAACGATACAGAGAAAGAGATTAAAGAAGAAATGAAGAAAAGAAGAAGTGCTTGGGTAACTTGGTCCCAAGATTCTAAAAAGTTCTCATTAATTCGTTCCGACGATCGTCACTTAAATGAATTATGGGTGATTGATGTATTGAAGAATCCACGCCCCAAATTGGAAACCTATAAATACCAAATGCCAGGCGAAAAAGACACCACAGAAGTGGAACTCTTGGTTTTTGATGCAGAAACCAAAGAACATATAAAAATTCAAACTAATAAATTCAAAAACCAATGGGTTAATGTTTCCAGCAAATCTTTCACCAATAAAGAAAAGCTAGCTGATCACTTGGCTTCACAATGGATTTCAGAATCCTCTGATAAACTTTACTTTACCAGGAGCAGTCGTGATTTAAAGAAATTTGAATTTTGTGTTGCTGATTTAAATTCAGGTGAAGTTTCTGTTATTCTTGAAGAAAGTATGAATACTTATCTGGATACTAGAACTCCAATCCTTTTCAATAATGAGAAGCAATTTATCCATTGGTCGGAACGTACAGGATGGGGGCATTTCTATCTTTATGATATTGATGGAACTTTGGTTCGTCAATTGACTTCTGGACCATGGAAAACAGACGAATATTCTGCTAAAGTAGATGAAAAAACAAATACTTTATTCTTTACTGCTCAAGGTAAAGAAGCCAATGAAAACCCATATTACACCCACCAGTATAGTGTTTCATTAAAAGGTGGCGATATTAAACTACTCAATACAGGAAATTACTATCATAGCTCCAAATTAAGCGACTCTTATCATTATTTCATCAATAACTATTCAAGAGTGAATACAACGCCTAAATCGGAGATTAGAGACCGCTCAGGAAATCTAGTCATGGAATTAGAAACTGCCGATTTATCTTCATTATTTGCTGCCGGTTATAAATTCCCAGAACCATTTAAAGCTAAAGCTGCCGATGGTATTACTGATATTTATGGAGTGATGTATAAACCATTCAAAATGGATTCTACTAAGACTTATCCAATTTTAGAATATGTGTACCCTGGGCCTCAAACCGAAGCCATGAGTTTCAAATTCTCTCCTCGTATGGATAGAAATGACAGAATGGCTCAATTGGGTTTCGTTGTTATTTCATTAGGAAATAGAGGAGGCTCTCCAAATAGATCACAGTGGTATCACACTTATGGTTACGGAGACTTACGTGACTATGGTTTAGCAGACAAGAAATATGTAGTGGAACAACTAGCTGATCGCTTTGATTTTATCGACATCGATAAAGTGGGTATCTCTGGTCATTCAGGTGGTGGTTTTATGTCGACAGCAGCTTTATTACAGTATCCTGATTTTTATAAAGTTGCTGTTTCTTCTGCAGGTAATCATGAAAACAATATCTACAACCGTTGGTGGAGTGAGCGTCATCATGGAGTTGAAGAAAAAGTATCAGATGATGGTGATACCACTTTTGTATATCAAATTGAGAAAAATAGTGATTTAGCAAAGAATTTAAAAGGTCACTTAATGCTGGTTACTGGTGATATTGATAATAATGTACATCCTGGAAATACTTTGAGAATGGCCAATGCCTTAATAAAAGCCAATAAACGTTTCGACCTGTTTATTATGACTGGTCAGCGACATGGTTTTGGTGGACATGGTGATTATTTCTTCTGGCGCAAAGCAGATTATTTCTGCCGTCATCTCATTGGAGATTATTCCATTAGTACCGATATATTTGAAATGAATAGGGAACATAAGGCTACTCCTAGTAAGAAGAGAAGCAAATAG
- a CDS encoding T9SS type A sorting domain-containing protein, producing the protein MKKFYGIFIMLLVVQLGFAQKVTVPQLTSPENEFETAMPDAVLDWVAVSGVGEITYHVQLATDASFTNLVVDENQNEISAYYNSNLLFGQEYFWRVKATDNNGTSEWSDTFTFSVFTEVELSKPNDGKDGIDILAELKWKNRSNGETIVGVGGFDIDIDTVNTFDSPYHSMINAEGVVFEQITDYLLFGKVHYWRVRAMHADGFSPWSEIREFETVPTVELDKPSNNTTDEEFDLTLKWDKLGDEGDDFEYTLEVSTDEVFTEPVTIITLNDEAEPDFLKFGHEYWWRVKATTPTSTSPWSEVYKFTMIASPELTSPENNQEVNTLRPKLEWETIEGAAGYEIVLSENADLSDGMMYTVDNNTGSYPLPVLDRNTSYYWSVKATRENDDSEYAETFMFNIINVGVEELTNISEVSLFPNPATTSMALSFIAKQSGNLDIVISDILGKTVSNQSVDVKTGLFNENINIEDLNQGIYFLELNQNNESKVIRFLVK; encoded by the coding sequence ATGAAGAAATTTTACGGAATATTTATCATGTTATTAGTGGTACAGCTAGGATTTGCTCAAAAAGTGACCGTACCGCAACTTACATCACCCGAAAATGAATTTGAAACAGCTATGCCAGATGCAGTTTTGGATTGGGTAGCCGTTTCAGGAGTTGGAGAAATCACCTATCATGTACAATTAGCAACTGATGCTAGTTTTACAAACTTAGTTGTTGATGAAAACCAGAATGAGATCTCTGCTTATTATAATAGTAACTTACTATTTGGTCAAGAATACTTTTGGAGAGTAAAAGCCACGGATAACAATGGTACTTCTGAATGGAGTGATACCTTTACATTCTCTGTTTTTACAGAAGTTGAACTTTCTAAGCCAAATGATGGTAAAGATGGTATTGACATTTTAGCGGAACTAAAATGGAAAAACAGAAGTAATGGTGAGACCATTGTAGGTGTTGGTGGATTTGATATCGACATTGACACTGTAAATACTTTTGACAGCCCATACCACAGCATGATCAATGCTGAAGGTGTTGTTTTCGAACAAATTACCGACTATCTCCTTTTTGGGAAAGTACATTATTGGAGAGTTAGAGCTATGCATGCAGATGGATTTAGCCCATGGTCTGAAATTAGAGAGTTCGAAACAGTACCTACTGTTGAACTAGACAAACCCAGTAACAATACCACTGACGAAGAGTTTGACCTAACTCTAAAATGGGACAAATTAGGTGATGAAGGTGATGATTTTGAATATACATTAGAAGTTAGTACTGATGAAGTATTTACAGAACCTGTTACTATTATTACTCTAAATGATGAAGCAGAACCTGACTTTTTAAAATTTGGCCATGAATATTGGTGGAGAGTGAAAGCAACTACTCCTACTAGTACATCTCCATGGTCTGAAGTTTATAAATTCACCATGATAGCTTCACCAGAATTAACAAGTCCTGAAAACAATCAGGAAGTAAATACACTTCGCCCTAAGCTAGAGTGGGAAACTATAGAAGGTGCTGCTGGTTATGAAATTGTTTTAAGTGAAAATGCTGATTTATCAGATGGAATGATGTATACAGTTGACAATAACACAGGTAGCTATCCTCTTCCAGTTTTAGATAGAAATACTAGCTATTATTGGTCGGTTAAAGCGACAAGAGAGAATGATGATTCTGAGTATGCTGAAACTTTTATGTTTAATATTATTAATGTAGGAGTTGAAGAATTAACTAACATCTCTGAAGTAAGCTTATTCCCAAATCCTGCTACTACATCTATGGCTTTATCTTTTATTGCTAAACAAAGTGGTAATCTTGATATTGTAATTTCTGATATTTTAGGAAAAACTGTTTCCAATCAATCTGTTGATGTAAAAACAGGACTTTTTAATGAAAATATTAACATAGAAGATTTAAACCAAGGAATTTATTTCTTAGAATTAAATCAAAACAACGAAAGCAAAGTAATTAGATTTTTAGTGAAATAA
- the rsmA gene encoding 16S rRNA (adenine(1518)-N(6)/adenine(1519)-N(6))-dimethyltransferase RsmA: MNHVRPKKQLGQHFLNDKSIAADIVNALREDTQNLLEIGPGTGVLTDFLLEKPIGNFQIIEIDRESVAYLLEVHPDLKSQLILGDFLRLNLEEVFPEKYSIVGNFPYNISTQILFKVWDDRHKVEEVVGMFQKEVAERVAAGPGSKTYGILSVLLQAFYHIEYLFTVEPEVFNPPPKVKSGVIRLRRNGVKELDCNEKIFKTVIKTAFGQRRKTISNSLKTMGFKDHLEELGHLAIKRPEQLGVAEFIEITKVLS; this comes from the coding sequence ATGAATCATGTAAGACCCAAAAAGCAACTCGGACAGCATTTTTTAAATGACAAGAGTATTGCTGCAGATATTGTGAATGCCTTGAGGGAAGATACTCAGAATCTTTTAGAAATTGGACCAGGAACTGGAGTCTTAACAGATTTTCTCTTGGAGAAACCCATTGGTAATTTTCAAATCATTGAAATTGACAGGGAATCAGTAGCTTATTTATTGGAAGTGCATCCTGATTTAAAAAGCCAATTGATTTTAGGAGACTTTCTTCGATTAAATTTAGAGGAGGTTTTTCCCGAGAAATATAGCATAGTTGGTAATTTTCCCTATAATATCAGTACTCAGATTTTGTTTAAAGTGTGGGACGATCGGCATAAGGTGGAAGAAGTAGTTGGGATGTTTCAGAAAGAAGTAGCTGAACGAGTAGCTGCTGGTCCAGGTTCAAAAACTTATGGTATTCTAAGTGTATTGTTACAAGCTTTCTACCATATTGAATATCTTTTTACTGTGGAACCTGAGGTTTTTAATCCCCCTCCGAAGGTAAAGTCTGGAGTTATAAGGTTGCGTAGAAATGGTGTGAAAGAATTAGATTGCAATGAGAAGATCTTTAAGACAGTGATTAAAACAGCATTTGGTCAAAGGAGAAAAACCATTTCAAACTCTCTTAAAACCATGGGTTTTAAAGATCACCTTGAAGAACTTGGACATTTAGCCATCAAAAGACCAGAACAATTAGGAGTAGCCGAATTTATTGAAATCACAAAAGTGCTTTCTTAA
- a CDS encoding tetratricopeptide repeat protein translates to MRKRLFYSILSLSLSLFSANYLAAQSSQANKEFQSQQLLLSDLTENNRLLAAQTLIHDLKKGRANLSQLSDLEYYNALISLKLDLREGPGLVEKFENDYPHYSKLETLKKERGDYYFKHKKFKNSVVEYEQVRPANLEPEDRNTYFFKLAYSYFMNDKPKKAKTNFYKVKDSKSSYAHSATYYYAHINYDEKNFPSALKGFESLRDNSTFKSIVPYYICQIFYQEENYDKLLETAPALFEEARGPRKNEIAKLVGDAYFKQEKYDKAIEYLEFYKSNSNSGYEKSDYYQLAFAYMKVDNYEKAIKYFEKVGNKNAAISQNALYNLGNCYLKTNQKEFAGKTFYAAYQMDFDKTIQEDAMFNFAKISFELSNDPYNRAITAIDTYIKNYPNSPRKNEAYGYLVNLFLSSKNYKGALSAIESIPNRSENLNKAYQRIAFNRATELYQESRYTDAFDLFEKSRKYPSDKKMSLQAKFWAADCQYQMKSYYKAIKAWKELASDYKIHQINEANKLNYNIAFSYYRLDDYSNAIEWYSKVINDRKSPEKLIADAYLRSGDCYYLLKDYRNAITYYGSAFDLKQSNADYALYQRALAHGADGNLQQKTEELNYFYSQYPKSDLGDDALYELGTTYLIFEQSQKAINSFNNLVKDYPNSPFKRQALLKIGLTYYNMDKKQEALQVLKQVVQNYSGTKESKEALVSIRNIYVESNAADDFFVYVKNIPFVNISNNEQDSITYMATENVYMNGNCREAVPGFNHYLEKYPQGAFSINAHFYRGECLLKTSEYDLALLDYQFVLTNSKAAFRESSLLKSARIYRYNKNYVMALRNYQQLFNIASSEIYLSESLDGQLECFQQMGQNDSILVIGKTILTSKVVSEPTMKKAHSYMAHAALKTGDLSLANREYTIVSNLMQGESAAEAKYYQALIQYKLTNYKDSEKIVFELINEYGSYDEWITKGFILLADIYVKYDNTFQALQTLQSIIDNQEDSVLVNMALKKKKVVEELEAIEERELNTPAETDSVTLDPEQQ, encoded by the coding sequence ATGCGAAAAAGATTATTCTATAGCATATTAAGTTTATCATTATCCCTTTTCTCTGCCAACTACTTGGCGGCACAAAGCTCTCAGGCCAATAAGGAGTTCCAGTCTCAACAACTTCTACTAAGCGATTTAACAGAAAATAATAGGCTTTTAGCGGCTCAAACCCTCATTCATGATTTAAAAAAGGGAAGGGCAAACCTAAGTCAATTATCAGATTTAGAATATTATAATGCATTAATTTCCCTAAAACTAGATCTAAGAGAAGGACCAGGATTAGTAGAGAAATTTGAAAATGACTATCCCCATTATAGTAAACTCGAAACTTTGAAAAAAGAAAGAGGAGACTACTATTTTAAGCATAAGAAATTCAAAAACTCGGTAGTTGAATACGAACAAGTACGCCCAGCAAATCTGGAACCAGAGGATAGAAACACCTATTTCTTCAAATTGGCTTATAGCTACTTCATGAACGACAAGCCCAAAAAAGCCAAGACTAATTTCTATAAAGTAAAAGACAGCAAATCTTCTTATGCACATTCTGCCACCTACTATTATGCACATATCAACTATGATGAGAAGAATTTCCCTTCAGCATTAAAAGGATTTGAAAGTCTTCGGGATAATTCAACTTTTAAATCTATTGTCCCTTATTACATTTGCCAAATATTCTACCAAGAAGAAAATTATGATAAACTTTTAGAAACAGCTCCTGCCCTTTTTGAGGAGGCCAGAGGTCCAAGGAAAAATGAAATTGCCAAATTAGTGGGCGATGCCTATTTCAAACAAGAAAAGTATGATAAAGCCATAGAGTATTTAGAGTTCTACAAGTCTAATAGCAATTCTGGATATGAAAAATCGGATTATTACCAGTTGGCTTTTGCCTATATGAAAGTTGATAATTATGAAAAAGCCATTAAGTACTTCGAGAAAGTAGGGAACAAAAACGCAGCTATTTCACAAAATGCCTTATATAATCTTGGCAATTGCTATCTAAAAACCAATCAAAAAGAGTTTGCTGGAAAAACTTTTTATGCGGCCTATCAAATGGATTTTGATAAGACCATACAAGAAGATGCCATGTTTAACTTTGCTAAGATATCTTTTGAACTGAGCAACGACCCTTATAATCGAGCCATTACAGCTATAGACACTTACATCAAAAACTATCCCAATTCACCTCGGAAAAACGAAGCATATGGCTATTTGGTCAATTTATTTCTCTCCTCTAAGAATTATAAAGGAGCCTTATCCGCTATTGAAAGCATCCCCAATAGAAGTGAAAACCTCAATAAAGCCTATCAAAGAATTGCCTTCAATAGAGCTACAGAACTCTATCAAGAATCCAGATATACGGATGCTTTTGACCTTTTTGAAAAATCGCGCAAGTATCCATCCGACAAAAAGATGAGTCTGCAAGCAAAATTCTGGGCTGCCGATTGTCAATATCAAATGAAAAGCTATTATAAAGCCATTAAAGCATGGAAAGAACTTGCAAGCGATTATAAGATCCATCAAATTAATGAAGCCAATAAACTTAATTATAATATTGCTTTTTCTTATTATAGATTAGATGATTATTCAAATGCTATAGAATGGTATTCAAAAGTAATCAATGACAGAAAATCACCTGAGAAATTAATAGCGGATGCCTATTTAAGAAGTGGAGACTGTTACTATCTTCTTAAAGATTATAGAAATGCCATTACCTATTATGGATCAGCTTTCGATTTAAAACAATCCAACGCCGACTATGCCCTCTACCAAAGAGCATTAGCCCATGGTGCTGATGGTAACCTTCAACAAAAGACGGAGGAGTTAAATTACTTCTATTCCCAATATCCGAAATCAGATTTAGGGGATGATGCCTTATATGAACTAGGGACAACCTATCTGATCTTCGAACAAAGTCAAAAAGCCATCAATAGCTTCAATAACTTGGTGAAAGATTATCCTAACAGCCCTTTTAAAAGACAAGCCCTTTTAAAAATTGGGTTAACCTATTATAACATGGACAAAAAGCAAGAGGCTTTACAAGTATTGAAGCAAGTAGTTCAAAATTATTCTGGTACTAAAGAATCAAAGGAAGCACTAGTAAGTATCCGAAATATATACGTAGAATCGAATGCAGCTGATGATTTCTTTGTTTATGTAAAGAATATTCCGTTCGTAAATATTAGTAATAATGAGCAAGATAGTATCACCTATATGGCCACAGAAAATGTATATATGAACGGGAATTGCCGAGAAGCAGTACCTGGTTTTAATCATTATTTAGAGAAATATCCACAAGGTGCTTTTAGTATTAACGCTCACTTTTATAGAGGCGAATGCTTGCTTAAAACCAGTGAATACGATCTAGCCCTACTCGACTATCAGTTTGTATTGACTAACTCAAAAGCCGCCTTTAGAGAATCCTCTCTTCTTAAATCGGCACGAATATATAGATACAACAAAAACTATGTAATGGCTCTTAGAAACTATCAACAACTGTTTAATATTGCTTCTAGCGAGATATATCTCTCAGAAAGTCTCGATGGACAATTAGAATGCTTTCAGCAAATGGGGCAAAACGATAGCATATTGGTCATTGGTAAAACCATTTTAACATCGAAAGTAGTTTCTGAACCTACCATGAAAAAGGCCCATTCATATATGGCACATGCAGCTCTAAAAACTGGAGATTTAAGTTTGGCTAATAGAGAATACACCATAGTATCTAACCTCATGCAAGGAGAAAGTGCTGCAGAGGCTAAATATTACCAAGCGCTCATTCAGTATAAATTAACCAATTATAAAGACTCAGAGAAAATAGTTTTTGAGCTTATCAACGAATATGGCTCATATGACGAATGGATTACTAAGGGTTTTATCTTATTGGCAGATATCTATGTAAAATATGACAATACATTCCAAGCCTTGCAAACACTGCAAAGTATTATAGATAATCAAGAGGATTCTGTACTTGTTAATATGGCCCTAAAGAAAAAGAAAGTGGTGGAAGAATTAGAAGCCATAGAAGAACGAGAACTAAATACGCCAGCAGAAACTGACAGCGTAACATTAGATCCAGAACAACAATAG
- a CDS encoding M14 family zinc carboxypeptidase yields the protein MKNIFLLFISLIITIQIQAQDQMVVRLDNAGQNELKTFKQKKLEITAYKEGAYLDALISQEKYQELIDEDFQLRITQTAKKNKAHLSQQKGIDGYRTYDEVLAELQQLAIDYPEICTLTDIGDSHGKEYFNSGMTNYEDYQHDIWMLKISDNVNENEDEPAVYYMGAHHAREPISTEVVMGIVNHLLDNYGTDSDITNMVNASEIYIVPIVNPDGHEVVLDQINTWWRKNAADNNNDEIFTSMSEGPDGVDLNRNYGWEFGGSGASGTPSSDLFHGPGAFSEPEAYTMKELLASHHFTTGISFHSYSELVLFPYAYSATTQAPDHYAMEELAINMAETIPNIVGSGHYIPEQSNELYPAAGITDDWAYGKHGIFCFTVELGQEFIPPASQVPQIVEDNIESALLVLNRANHQTLRGHVYDAETNEAVVAEVFIEGLDDQGDYREPYMSNTEFGAYYRLLLEGEFNVTFSAYGYIPQTFSALEITANEITIQDVYLERAESGPIYGSVIDGVTGENIEGAEISILNSPIPATYTDANGVYNINDVSFSNNRIRVSREGYAPFFIEQDINEDHYIINFVLLPAQAISFESGEIGEEFSMSSNPWTIDGNNSWDNNYSVVSGAIGNNQSSIMTLEIEDRASGIVSFYTKVSSESGYDFLHFLVDGATLGSWSGETGWTQVVFQLDEGNHELEWKYTKDGGAIGGLDKAWVDYIEIPPVLTTMVNAGPDQIICTNETAKLNAFAANYSTLSWTSDGDGSFSNTNSSETIYTPGTNDIANGEVNLSIAAEGSTTATDAMVLTVDICTGIESINKLPEFTLSPNPAKTWVNISLLENKADYLEVYNMSGELIQSIQLIENQKDLKLNISRYLSGVYVVKVSNSNGEYQAQRLLIQ from the coding sequence ATGAAAAACATATTTCTTCTATTTATTAGTTTAATTATAACTATTCAAATTCAAGCGCAAGACCAGATGGTGGTTAGGCTTGATAATGCAGGACAAAACGAATTAAAAACATTCAAACAAAAGAAATTAGAAATTACTGCCTATAAAGAAGGTGCATATCTTGATGCTTTAATTAGTCAAGAAAAGTATCAGGAATTGATTGATGAGGATTTCCAACTAAGAATCACACAAACAGCTAAAAAAAATAAAGCTCATTTGAGTCAGCAAAAAGGTATCGATGGTTACAGAACTTATGATGAAGTATTAGCCGAATTACAACAACTAGCAATTGACTATCCTGAAATATGCACATTAACTGACATTGGAGACAGTCATGGAAAAGAATATTTTAATAGTGGGATGACGAATTACGAAGATTATCAACATGATATTTGGATGTTGAAAATATCTGACAATGTGAATGAAAACGAAGATGAGCCAGCGGTTTACTATATGGGTGCGCACCATGCTCGCGAACCAATTTCCACCGAAGTGGTGATGGGAATTGTCAATCACTTATTAGATAATTATGGGACTGACAGTGATATTACCAATATGGTAAATGCATCTGAAATCTATATCGTACCAATAGTAAATCCTGATGGTCACGAAGTAGTACTAGACCAAATAAATACATGGTGGAGAAAAAATGCAGCGGATAATAATAACGATGAAATATTCACCAGCATGAGTGAGGGCCCTGACGGTGTAGATCTAAATAGAAACTATGGGTGGGAATTTGGTGGTTCTGGTGCTTCTGGCACTCCTTCAAGCGATCTTTTTCATGGCCCTGGTGCATTTTCTGAACCAGAAGCATATACAATGAAGGAACTATTGGCCAGTCATCACTTTACTACTGGTATTTCATTCCACAGTTATAGCGAATTAGTCCTATTTCCTTATGCTTACTCTGCTACTACCCAAGCTCCCGACCATTATGCCATGGAAGAATTGGCAATAAATATGGCCGAGACCATTCCTAACATAGTGGGTTCAGGTCATTATATTCCAGAACAATCCAATGAGCTATACCCAGCTGCAGGAATTACAGACGATTGGGCCTATGGAAAGCATGGAATATTCTGTTTTACCGTAGAACTAGGTCAAGAGTTTATTCCACCAGCAAGTCAGGTTCCACAAATTGTGGAAGACAATATTGAATCTGCTCTGCTAGTTTTAAACAGAGCAAACCACCAAACATTAAGAGGCCATGTATACGATGCAGAAACTAATGAAGCAGTAGTTGCTGAGGTATTTATAGAAGGACTTGATGATCAAGGAGATTACAGAGAACCATATATGAGCAATACTGAATTTGGTGCCTACTACCGTTTGTTGCTAGAAGGCGAATTTAATGTAACTTTTTCTGCTTATGGATATATTCCACAGACCTTCTCTGCATTAGAAATCACAGCAAATGAAATCACTATTCAAGATGTTTATTTAGAGCGAGCTGAAAGTGGCCCTATATATGGCAGCGTGATTGATGGTGTAACAGGTGAAAATATTGAAGGCGCTGAAATTAGCATTTTAAACTCTCCAATTCCGGCAACTTATACTGATGCAAATGGTGTTTATAATATAAATGATGTGAGTTTCAGCAACAATAGAATTAGAGTTTCTAGGGAAGGTTATGCTCCATTCTTTATAGAACAAGATATTAATGAAGACCATTATATAATCAACTTCGTTTTATTACCTGCTCAAGCCATCAGTTTTGAAAGTGGAGAGATTGGCGAAGAATTTAGTATGTCATCAAATCCTTGGACTATCGATGGAAACAACTCTTGGGATAATAACTACTCAGTTGTTTCAGGAGCAATCGGTAACAACCAAAGTTCAATAATGACATTGGAAATAGAAGACAGAGCTTCAGGTATCGTGAGCTTCTATACAAAAGTTAGTAGTGAGTCAGGGTATGATTTTCTTCACTTTTTAGTTGATGGTGCAACACTAGGAAGCTGGAGTGGAGAAACTGGCTGGACTCAAGTAGTATTCCAACTTGATGAAGGTAATCATGAATTAGAATGGAAATATACAAAAGATGGAGGTGCTATTGGCGGGTTAGATAAAGCATGGGTAGACTATATAGAAATCCCTCCAGTTTTAACCACCATGGTAAATGCGGGTCCCGACCAAATTATTTGCACCAATGAAACTGCAAAACTAAATGCTTTTGCTGCCAATTATTCAACACTGAGCTGGACAAGCGATGGAGATGGAAGCTTTAGTAATACAAACAGCTCCGAAACCATATATACACCTGGAACAAATGATATAGCCAATGGCGAAGTTAACTTAAGTATTGCCGCAGAGGGTAGTACTACAGCAACAGATGCTATGGTACTCACAGTAGATATCTGTACAGGCATCGAATCCATAAATAAACTTCCTGAATTCACACTCAGCCCAAACCCTGCTAAAACTTGGGTTAATATTTCTCTTTTGGAAAATAAAGCAGATTATTTAGAAGTATATAATATGTCTGGCGAACTCATTCAGTCTATTCAACTCATTGAAAACCAAAAAGACCTAAAATTAAATATCTCAAGATACTTAAGTGGTGTCTATGTGGTAAAAGTGAGTAATTCAAATGGCGAATATCAAGCACAAAGATTGCTTATACAATAG